The Mycobacterium seoulense genome has a window encoding:
- a CDS encoding TetR/AcrR family transcriptional regulator, with amino-acid sequence MDRRRKPNPGERRRDLCDAAIQLLADDGAKGVSHLKVDRKAGVPDGTTSFYFRTRSALLRAVAERLAELDLAELQSVADSSTDRKDDASPSRLSQVVIQAASEPQLSRTKARYELTMQATRDPALAAILQQATDEFTKLHREILVQLMPHGADLEPAVVEDLSNVTLTFINGLLQRLAHGDRLIDTAEQLDGILSAMAVGILKSPNKGRLTRSDGLPPARSRRAAGSG; translated from the coding sequence ATGGACAGACGCCGAAAGCCTAATCCCGGGGAGCGCCGCCGCGACTTGTGCGACGCGGCGATTCAGTTGTTGGCCGACGACGGGGCCAAGGGCGTGAGCCATCTCAAGGTCGACCGCAAAGCCGGCGTGCCCGACGGGACGACGTCGTTCTATTTCCGCACCCGCTCGGCGCTGCTGCGCGCGGTGGCCGAGCGGCTGGCCGAGCTGGATCTCGCCGAGCTGCAATCGGTGGCGGACAGCTCGACCGACCGGAAAGACGATGCCTCGCCCTCGCGGTTGTCGCAGGTGGTCATTCAGGCCGCCAGTGAACCGCAGTTGTCGCGGACCAAGGCCCGCTACGAGCTGACGATGCAAGCCACCCGCGACCCGGCGCTCGCCGCGATCCTGCAACAGGCCACGGACGAGTTCACCAAGTTGCACCGCGAGATCCTCGTGCAACTGATGCCGCACGGCGCGGATCTGGAACCGGCGGTGGTCGAGGACCTCAGCAACGTCACGCTGACGTTCATCAACGGTCTGCTGCAGCGGCTCGCGCATGGGGACCGGTTGATAGACACCGCCGAGCAGCTGGACGGGATCTTGTCCGCGATGGCGGTGGGGATTCTCAAAAGTCCGAACAAGGGGCGCCTGACACGAAGCGACGGCCTGCCGCCGGCGCGCAGCCGCCGGGCCGCGGGATCCGGGTGA
- a CDS encoding glycine betaine ABC transporter substrate-binding protein, with protein sequence MILAETLVFGSGPECPTELLCLPLLRARYGLTFKEFRVTDAGGPRTVEALETGAIQVGVLFTTDPRLLAGDFVLLEDDRHAQPAESVTPILREELRMAHGADLAATIDAVSAELTTERLADLNRRVLLGSSPAAAAEFLTERRLGPTPRVSRRNRPAIVVGSANFAESVTVAELYAHALADAGFPVERRLGIGNRDTYFPLLRDGAVDLVPEYVGSLLAYLDGSRGGIPDAHQAHAALAQALRGTGLAALQPAPAENKNGIVVTAATAARHGLTRISDLGRAIGDADGSG encoded by the coding sequence TCCAACCGAACTGCTCTGTTTGCCGCTGTTGCGCGCGCGGTATGGGCTCACCTTCAAGGAGTTTCGTGTCACCGATGCCGGGGGGCCACGCACCGTCGAGGCGCTCGAAACGGGAGCGATTCAGGTTGGCGTGCTCTTCACGACCGATCCACGCCTTCTCGCCGGCGACTTCGTCCTGCTCGAGGATGACCGGCACGCCCAGCCCGCCGAGAGCGTGACGCCGATTCTGCGCGAAGAGTTGCGCATGGCGCACGGCGCCGACCTTGCCGCGACCATCGATGCCGTGAGCGCGGAACTCACGACCGAGCGCCTCGCCGACCTCAATCGTCGCGTCCTTCTCGGGTCATCGCCCGCGGCGGCGGCTGAATTCCTCACCGAGCGGCGGCTCGGCCCGACGCCCCGCGTATCGCGGAGAAACCGACCGGCGATTGTCGTCGGCTCGGCCAACTTCGCCGAGAGCGTGACCGTGGCCGAGCTTTACGCCCACGCGCTGGCGGACGCCGGCTTCCCGGTCGAGCGGCGCCTCGGGATCGGCAACCGCGACACGTACTTTCCGCTGCTCCGCGACGGCGCAGTCGACCTCGTCCCCGAGTACGTGGGTAGCCTCCTCGCGTACCTGGACGGCAGCCGTGGGGGGATCCCGGATGCGCACCAAGCCCATGCGGCGCTCGCCCAGGCGCTGCGGGGAACGGGCCTCGCCGCTCTGCAGCCGGCGCCAGCCGAGAACAAGAACGGCATCGTCGTGACCGCCGCGACCGCGGCGCGCCACGGCCTGACGCGGATCAGTGATCTCGGCCGGGCGATCGGCGATGCGGACGGGAGCGGGTGA